From the Prunus dulcis chromosome 4, ALMONDv2, whole genome shotgun sequence genome, one window contains:
- the LOC117626544 gene encoding protein SMG7 — translation MITRMDKMSAPSSRERAQRLYDKVIELENRRRRSAQARIPSDPNAWQQIRENYEAIILEDHVFSEQHNVEYALWQLHYKRIEELRAHFSAATASAGSNSSQAVKGPARPDRITKIRLQFKTFLSEATGFYHDLIVKIRAKYGLPLGYFSEDSENKIVMDKDGKKSTEMKKGLISCHRCLIYLGDLARYKGLYGEGDSKTREYAAASSYYLQAASLWPSSGNPHHQLAILASYSGDELVAVYRYFRSLAVDSPFSTARDNLIVAFEKNRQSYSQLPGNTNASAVKELPARLTSKGRGKAEAIPASKDNNTEVSLVKEKASSTQETYKAFCIRFVRLNGILFTRTSLETFVEVLSVVSSGLCELLSSGAEELQNFGADSVENGLFIVRLVSILIFTVHNVKKESEGQTYAEIVQRAVVLQNAFTAVFELMGHILERCVQLCDPSSSFLLPGILVFVEWLACCPDVAAGSDADEKQTKVRSKFWMVCISFLNSISSTGPVSIDDDEDETCFNNMSRYEEGETENRLALWEDFELRGFIPLLPAQTILDFSRKHSFGSDGHKEKGARVKRIVAAGKALANVIKVDQKAVYFDSKAKKFVIGFEPPVQNDFVPTSYMGMATENDNLQENQAENTMKLGVAYPKPELTMEGDEEDEVIVFKPIVAEKRPDVVNTTWAAYEGLVPGKNASPGDLKVNGTYVTAPFDNLRQQTAFSAGSQIPVSVGNGIPQHLQSIQSHASKLSMEAGFGASSQLPVSVANSIPQNLQPTQSHALKLSTEEEISLAHGLKSMGFMGNGYVLASEPVAVSVPFQQPVNGSTSGMVYSHTKAPEAMLPFKVDTMSSSGAIADGLTVKTSSNLPTGIRKNPVSRPVRHLGPPPGFSPVPPKNVNESIYGSDSMSENLLMDDYSWLDGYQMPSSTKGNGLNSSINISSHSNPNRFINSNGLNGPVNFPFPGKLGPPMQLQGEKQKSWQDFQMLDELKLHHEMQLQQQLVNGNQHLTPQPEQYQGQSVWTGRYFV, via the exons GTTATTGAATTGGAGAATAGGCGTAGGAGGTCTGCTCAAGCTCGAATTCCCTCAGATCCCAATGCCTGGCAACAGATACGGGAGAATTATGAAGCAATAATTCTCGAGGATCATGTTTTTTCTGAGCAGCACAATGTTGAGTATGCTTTGTGGCAGCTGCATTACAAGCGTATTGAGGAATTGAGAGCACACTTTAGTGCTGCTACGGCTTCTGCAGGTTCAAACTCATCTCAGGCTGTGAAGGGCCCTGCTCGGCCTGATCGGATTACAAAAATAAGATTGCAGTTTAAAACATTCCTTTCAGAGGCAACTGGATTTTATCATGATTTGATAGTGAAGATCAGAGCAAAGTATGGGCTCCCTCTTGGGTATTTCTCTGAGGAttctgaaaataaaattgttatggACAAGGATGGAAAGAAATCTACTGAAATGAAGAAAGGCCTGATATCGTGCCACCGATGTTTGATCTACTTGGGTGATCTTGCACGCTACAAAGGATTGTATGGGGAGGGGGACTCCAAAACTCGTGAGTATGCTGCAGCCTCAAGTTACTACTTGCAAGCTGCATCTCTCTGGCCATCAAGTGGGAATCCCCATCATCAG CTTGCTATTTTGGCATCCTATTCGGGGGATGAGTTGGTGGCTGTTTATCGATATTTTCGTAGCCTGGCGGTGGATAGTCCCTTTTCAACTGCAAGGGATAACTTGATTGTTGCATTTGAGAAG AATCGTCAGAGTTACTCTCAACTGCCTGGGAATACTAATGCTTCTGCAGTCAAAGAGTTGCCTGCACGATTGACAAGCAAAGGTAGAGGGAAAGCGGAAGCAATACCTGCATCTAAAGATAACAATACAGAAGTGAGCCTTGTTAAGGAAAAAGCATCCAGTACTCAGGAAACTTATAAGGCTTTTTGCATACGGTTTGTCCGTCTAAATGGGATTCTTTTCACACGTACTAG CCTGGAGACATTTGTAGAAGTTCTTTCTGTGGTAAGCAGTGGTTTATGTGAGCTCCTGTCTTCTGGAGCAGAGGAGTTGCAGAATTTCGGTGCAGATTCTGTTGAGAATGGACTTTTCATTGTTAGACTTGTCTCCATATTGATATTCACAGTTCACAATGTGAAGAAGGAAAGTGAAGGTCAGACATATGCTGAAATTGTACAACGTGCTGTCGTACTGCAGAATGCATTTACTGCTGTCTTTGAGTTGATGGGGCACATCTTAGAGAGATGCGTCCAGTTGTGTGATCCTTCTTCAAGTTTCCTGTTACCGGGTATTCTGGTGTTTGTAGAATGGTTAGCATGTTGCCCGGATGTTGCAGCTGGAAGCGATGCAGATGAAAAACAGACTAAAGTTAGATCAAAGTTCTGGATGGTTTGCATCTCCTTCCTGAATAGTATCTCATCAACAGGGCCGGTGTCCatagatgatgatgaagatgagacTTGCTTTAATAATATGAGCAGATATGAAGAAGGGGAAACTGAGAACCGTCTTGCTTTGTGGGAGGATTTTGAGTTGAGAGGATTCATTCCACTTCTTCCAGCGCAAACTATATTGGACTTCTCAAGGAAGCATTCTTTTGGAAGTGACGGCCACAAGGAAAAAGGGGCCCGTGTTAAACGGATTGTGGCGGCAGGCAAGGCTCTTGCAAATGTGATTAAGGTTGACCAGAAAGCAGTATATTTTGATTCGAAGGCAAAGAAATTTGTCATTGGTTTTGAGCCTCCAGTGCAAAATGATTTTGTTCCTACCTCCTATATGGGCATGGCTACTGAAAATGATAATCttcaagaaaatcaagcagagaATACAATGAAGTTGGGAGTTGCATATCCAAAGCCTGAGTTAACCATGGAAGGGGATGAGGAAGATGAAGTAATAGTTTTTAAGCCAATAGTGGCTGAGAAGCGGCCTGATGTGGTAAACACTACTTGGGCAGCCTATGAGGGCCTGGTGCCTGGTAAAAATGCTTCTCCAGGTGATCTTAAAGTTAATGGCACTTATGTCACTGCCCCTTTTGATAATCTTCGCCAGCAAACCGCTTTTAGTGCTGGTTCACAAATACCTGTATCTGTTGGTAATGGTATACCCCAACATTTGCAATCAATTCAGTCACATGCTTCCAAGCTGTCAATGGAAGCTGGTTTTGGTGCTAGTTCACAACTTCCTGTATCAGTTGCTAATAGCATCCCCCAGAATTTGCAACCAACTCAATCACATGCTTTGAAGTTGTCAACAGAGGAAGAAATATCTCTTGCTCACGGCTTAAAGAGTATGGGATTTATGGGGAATGGGTATGTACTTGCATCTGAGCCTGTGGCAGTTTCAGTTCCATTCCAGCAGCCAGTGAATGGTAGTACTAGTGGTATGGTCTACAGCCACACAAAAGCTCCAGAAGCTATGTTGCCGTTTAAGGTTGATACTATGTCATCTTCTGGAGCAATTGCTGACGGTTTGACTGTAAAGACATCATCTAACCTGCCCACAGGTATCCGAAAGAATCCAGTAAGTCGACCTGTTAGGCATCTTGGTCCACCACCTGGTTTTAGCCCTGTTCCTCCCAAAAATGTGAATGAATCGATTTATGGCTCCGACTCAATGAGTGAGAATCTACTGATGGACGATTACAGCTGGTTGGATGGATATCAGATGCCATCTTCAACAAAAGGAAATGGGCTCAATAGCTCCATTAATATCTCATCTCATTCAAATCCCAATCGCTTCATTAACAGCAATGGCTTGAATGGGCCAGTGAACTTTCCCTTTCCTGGTAAACTGGGTCCACCTATGCAACTCCAAGGCGAAAAACAGAAAAGCTGGCAAGATTTTCAGATGCTCGATGAGCTCAAACTACACCATGAAATGCAGCTGCAGCAACAACTTGTAAATGGAAATCAGCACTTGACTCCTCAGCCTGAGCAATATCAAGGACAGTCTGTCTGGACAGGCCGTTATTTTGTGTGA